One part of the Leclercia sp. LSNIH1 genome encodes these proteins:
- the tdk gene encoding thymidine kinase has product MAQLYFYYSAMNAGKSTALLQSSYNYQERGMRTVVYTAEIDDRFGAGKVSSRIGLSSPARLFNPQTNLLDEIRAQAADQAVHCVLVDESQFLTRQQVHELSEVVDELDIPVLCYGLRTDFRGELFVGSQYLLAWSDKLVELKTICFCGRKASMVLRLDQAGKPYAEGEQVVIGGNERYVSVCRKHYKEALVTGSLTAIQEASRR; this is encoded by the coding sequence ATGGCACAACTGTATTTCTACTATTCAGCAATGAACGCAGGTAAGTCGACCGCGTTACTGCAATCCTCCTACAATTACCAGGAGCGTGGGATGCGTACGGTGGTTTACACCGCCGAAATCGATGACCGTTTTGGTGCCGGAAAAGTGAGTTCGCGAATTGGCCTCTCTTCTCCAGCCAGGTTATTTAACCCACAAACTAATCTGCTGGACGAAATTCGTGCACAGGCGGCTGACCAGGCAGTCCATTGCGTGCTGGTGGATGAGAGCCAGTTTTTAACGCGTCAGCAGGTTCATGAGCTTTCTGAAGTCGTTGATGAACTGGATATTCCAGTACTTTGCTATGGGTTGCGAACGGATTTTCGCGGCGAACTGTTTGTCGGCAGCCAGTATTTGCTGGCATGGTCAGATAAGCTGGTGGAATTAAAAACCATCTGCTTCTGCGGGCGTAAAGCGAGTATGGTGCTGCGTCTTGATCAGGCAGGAAAACCCTATGCGGAAGGCGAACAGGTGGTGATTGGCGGTAATGAGCGCTATGTATCCGTATGTCGTAAGCATTATAAAGAGGCGCTGGTAACAGGCTCTCTGACGGCGATTCAGGAAGCCAGTCGTCGTTAA
- the galU gene encoding UTP--glucose-1-phosphate uridylyltransferase GalU, which translates to MAAVNSKVRKAVIPVAGLGTRMLPATKAIPKEMLPLVDKPLIQYVVNECIAAGITEIVLVTHSSKNSIENHFDTSFELEAMLEKRVKRQLLQEVQSICPPHVTIMQVRQGLAKGLGHAVLCAHPVVGNEPVAVILPDVILDEFESDLSQDNLAEMIKRFDETGSSQIMVEPVEDVTAYGVVDCKGVDMKPGDSVPMVGVVEKPKADVAPSNLAVVGRYVLSAEIWPLLAKTPPGAGDEIQLTDAIDMLIEKETVEAYHMKGKSHDCGNKLGYMQAFVEYGVRHQSLGEEFKGWLKETLDIKN; encoded by the coding sequence ATGGCTGCCGTAAATTCGAAAGTGAGAAAGGCCGTTATCCCGGTTGCCGGGTTGGGAACCAGGATGCTGCCAGCAACGAAGGCAATTCCAAAAGAGATGCTGCCACTCGTTGATAAGCCATTAATCCAGTATGTGGTCAACGAATGTATTGCTGCAGGCATCACTGAAATTGTGCTGGTAACACATTCATCCAAAAACTCTATCGAAAACCATTTCGATACCAGTTTTGAACTTGAAGCCATGCTGGAAAAACGCGTGAAGCGTCAGCTTCTTCAGGAAGTGCAGTCTATTTGCCCGCCGCATGTCACTATTATGCAGGTCCGTCAGGGGCTGGCAAAAGGTCTGGGTCACGCCGTGTTGTGTGCCCACCCGGTAGTCGGTAACGAGCCGGTAGCGGTTATTTTACCCGACGTTATTCTGGACGAGTTTGAATCCGATCTTTCCCAGGATAACCTGGCTGAAATGATTAAACGCTTCGACGAAACGGGCAGCAGCCAGATCATGGTTGAGCCAGTTGAAGACGTTACCGCTTATGGCGTTGTGGACTGCAAAGGCGTCGATATGAAGCCAGGCGACAGCGTGCCAATGGTTGGCGTGGTTGAGAAGCCAAAAGCCGACGTAGCGCCATCTAACCTCGCTGTAGTAGGGCGTTATGTACTGAGCGCAGAGATTTGGCCGCTGCTGGCGAAAACGCCTCCAGGCGCCGGCGATGAGATCCAGCTGACCGATGCCATCGACATGCTGATCGAAAAAGAGACCGTCGAGGCTTACCATATGAAAGGTAAGAGCCATGACTGCGGTAATAAACTCGGTTACATGCAGGCCTTCGTTGAATATGGTGTTCGTCACCAGTCCCTGGGCGAAGAATTTAAGGGCTGGCTGAAAGAGACGCTGGACATTAAAAACTAA
- a CDS encoding DMT family transporter: MRDIQQGVWQMSLAMLISGSIGAFVLLSGLPVTDVVFWRCLIGAMALFLFIRFSKRPFSPLTKVTLGLAILGGIALVVNWLLLFAAFERISIGLSTVVYNTQPFMLVLMGMLMGERVSLVKWGWLFLAFGGVVILLSSELTGGHSAQWLSGIGLALGAAFFYALTAIITRKLQTITPQHIAFIQVLTGVVMLLPLAHMPTFSRDFPWAILLTLGIVHTGVMYQLLYSAIQKLPTPIIGSLSFIYPVVALVVDNLLFGHALSLTQLAGGALILFAAAGNNLGWGEKKPRQSGVEMKTAD, encoded by the coding sequence ATGCGCGACATTCAACAAGGCGTCTGGCAGATGAGCCTGGCGATGCTGATATCCGGCTCTATCGGGGCTTTTGTGCTGCTTTCCGGCTTGCCGGTCACTGACGTAGTGTTCTGGCGCTGTCTGATCGGCGCCATGGCGCTGTTTCTTTTTATTCGTTTCAGTAAACGCCCTTTTAGCCCGTTAACCAAAGTAACCCTGGGTCTGGCCATTCTTGGCGGCATTGCGCTGGTCGTTAACTGGCTGCTGCTGTTTGCCGCGTTCGAACGTATCTCCATCGGACTTTCGACGGTGGTCTATAACACCCAGCCCTTTATGCTGGTGTTAATGGGTATGCTGATGGGCGAGCGGGTGAGTCTGGTGAAATGGGGCTGGCTGTTCCTCGCCTTTGGCGGGGTGGTGATTTTGCTCTCCAGCGAGCTGACCGGCGGACACAGCGCACAATGGCTTTCGGGGATCGGCCTCGCGCTGGGTGCCGCTTTCTTTTACGCCCTCACTGCCATTATCACGCGCAAATTACAGACCATTACACCGCAGCACATCGCCTTTATCCAGGTGTTAACCGGTGTGGTGATGCTGCTGCCGCTGGCGCATATGCCGACCTTCTCCCGCGATTTCCCGTGGGCGATTCTGCTGACGCTGGGCATCGTGCACACGGGGGTGATGTATCAACTGTTATACAGCGCCATTCAGAAGCTCCCTACTCCCATCATCGGCTCGCTGTCATTTATCTATCCGGTCGTCGCGCTCGTTGTCGATAACCTGCTGTTTGGGCATGCGCTCAGCCTTACCCAACTGGCTGGCGGAGCGCTGATCCTGTTTGCCGCTGCGGGTAACAACCTCGGCTGGGGCGAAAAAAAACCCCGCCAGAGCGGGGTTGAGATGAAAACGGCGGATTAG
- the hns gene encoding histone-like nucleoid-structuring protein H-NS, whose amino-acid sequence MSEALKILNNIRTLRAQARECTLETLEEMLEKLEVVVNERREEENAAAAEIEERTRKLQQYREMLIADGIDPNELLNSMAAAKTGTKAKRAARPAKYSYIDENGESKTWTGQGRTPAVIKKAMDEQGKQLDDFLIQE is encoded by the coding sequence ATGAGCGAAGCACTTAAAATTCTGAACAACATCCGCACTCTCCGTGCCCAGGCGAGAGAATGTACTCTGGAAACGCTTGAAGAAATGCTGGAGAAATTAGAAGTCGTTGTTAATGAGCGTCGTGAAGAAGAAAACGCCGCTGCTGCTGAAATCGAAGAACGTACACGTAAACTGCAGCAATATCGTGAAATGCTGATCGCTGATGGTATTGATCCTAACGAATTGCTGAACAGCATGGCTGCCGCTAAAACCGGTACTAAAGCTAAACGTGCTGCGCGTCCGGCTAAATATAGCTACATCGATGAGAACGGCGAATCTAAAACCTGGACCGGCCAGGGCCGTACTCCAGCTGTTATCAAAAAAGCAATGGATGAGCAAGGTAAACAACTGGACGACTTCCTGATCCAGGAATAA
- the purU gene encoding formyltetrahydrofolate deformylase: MQSTQRKVLRTICPDQKGLIARITNICYKHELNIVQNNEFVDHRTGRFFMRTELEGIFNDATLLADLDGALPEGSVRELNPAGRRRVVILVTKEAHCLGDLLMKANYGGLDVEIAAVIGNHETLRTLVERFDIPFELVSHEGHTREEHDNLMAQAIEAHNPDYVVLAKYMRVLTPSFVARFPNKIINIHHSFLPAFIGARPYHQAYERGVKIIGATAHYVNDNLDEGPIIMQDVIHVDHTYTAEDMMRAGRDVEKNVLSRALYQVLAQRVFVYGNRTIIL, encoded by the coding sequence ATGCAATCAACACAACGTAAAGTGCTGCGCACCATTTGTCCCGACCAGAAAGGGCTGATCGCCCGTATCACCAATATTTGCTACAAACATGAACTGAATATCGTGCAGAACAACGAGTTTGTTGATCACCGTACCGGCCGCTTCTTTATGCGTACCGAGCTGGAAGGGATCTTCAATGACGCGACGTTGCTGGCCGATCTGGACGGCGCGCTGCCGGAAGGTTCCGTGCGTGAACTGAACCCCGCCGGTCGCCGCCGGGTGGTGATCCTGGTTACCAAAGAGGCACACTGCCTTGGCGACCTGCTGATGAAAGCCAACTATGGCGGGTTGGATGTTGAGATCGCCGCGGTCATTGGTAACCACGAGACGCTGCGTACGCTGGTTGAGCGTTTTGATATTCCGTTTGAGCTGGTCAGCCATGAAGGCCATACCCGCGAAGAGCATGACAATTTAATGGCGCAGGCCATCGAAGCGCATAACCCGGATTACGTGGTGCTGGCGAAATATATGCGCGTCCTGACGCCGTCATTCGTTGCCCGCTTCCCGAATAAGATTATCAACATTCACCACTCGTTCCTGCCGGCTTTTATCGGCGCGCGTCCTTATCACCAGGCGTACGAACGCGGCGTGAAAATCATCGGCGCAACGGCACACTACGTGAATGACAATCTGGATGAAGGTCCAATCATCATGCAGGACGTGATTCATGTCGATCACACCTACACGGCGGAAGATATGATGCGTGCCGGCCGCGACGTTGAAAAAAATGTCTTAAGCCGCGCGCTCTATCAGGTGCTGGCGCAACGCGTCTTTGTCTACGGTAACCGAACGATTATTCTTTAA
- the adhE gene encoding bifunctional acetaldehyde-CoA/alcohol dehydrogenase has product MAVTNVAELNALVERVKKAQREYANFTQEQVDKIFRAAALAAADARIPLAKMAVAESGMGIVEDKVIKNHFASEYIYNAYKDEKTCGVLSEDDTFGTITIAEPIGIICGIVPTTNPTSTAIFKSLISLKTRNAIIFSPHPRAKDATNKAADIVLQAAIAAGAPKDLIGWIDQPSVELSNALMHHPDINLILATGGPGMVKAAYSSGKPAIGVGAGNTPVVIDETADIKRAVASVLMSKTFDNGVICASEQSVVVVDSVYDAVRERFASHGGYLLQGKELKAVQDIILKNGALNAAIVGQPAYKIAELAGFTVPASTKILIGEVNIVDESEPFAHEKLSPTLAMYRAKDFEEAVVKAEKLVAMGGIGHTSCLYTDQDNQPDRVAHFGQMMKTARILINTPASQGGIGDLYNFKLAPSLTLGCGSWGGNSISENVGPKHLINKKTVAKRAENMLWHKLPKSIYFRRGSLPIALDEVITDGHKRALIVTDRFLFNNGYADQITSVLKAAGVETEVFFEVEADPTLSVVRKGAELANSFKPDVIIALGGGSPMDAAKIMWVMYEHPETHFEELALRFMDIRKRIYKFPKMGVKAKMIAVTTTSGTGSEVTPFAVVTDDATGQKYPLADYALTPDMAIVDANLVMDMPKSLCAFGGLDAVTHALEAYVSVLASEFSDGQALQALKLLKENLPASYNEGSKNPVARERVHSAATIAGIAFANAFLGVCHSMAHKLGSQFHIPHGLANALLISNVIRYNANDNPTKQTAFSQYDRPQARRRYAEIADHLGLSAPGDRTAAKIEKLLAWLESLKAELGIPKSIREAGVQEADFLAHVDKLSEDAFDDQCTGANPRYPLIAELKQILLDTFYGREYTEGVVAAPAAVETLVKADKKAKKSA; this is encoded by the coding sequence ATGGCTGTTACTAATGTCGCTGAACTTAACGCACTTGTAGAGCGCGTAAAAAAAGCCCAGCGTGAATATGCCAATTTCACCCAAGAACAGGTTGATAAAATCTTCCGCGCCGCCGCTCTGGCTGCTGCAGATGCTCGAATCCCTCTCGCTAAAATGGCCGTTGCCGAATCTGGTATGGGTATCGTCGAAGATAAAGTGATCAAAAACCACTTTGCTTCCGAGTATATCTACAACGCCTATAAAGACGAGAAGACTTGTGGCGTTCTGTCTGAAGATGACACGTTCGGTACCATCACCATTGCTGAGCCAATCGGCATCATCTGCGGTATCGTTCCAACCACCAACCCAACGTCTACTGCTATCTTCAAATCGCTCATCAGCCTGAAGACGCGTAACGCGATCATTTTCTCTCCACACCCACGTGCTAAAGATGCCACCAACAAAGCTGCAGATATCGTTCTGCAAGCGGCGATCGCTGCGGGTGCACCAAAAGACCTGATCGGCTGGATCGATCAGCCTTCCGTGGAGCTGTCTAACGCTCTGATGCACCACCCAGACATTAACCTGATTCTGGCAACTGGTGGCCCAGGCATGGTTAAAGCGGCCTATAGCTCCGGTAAACCGGCTATCGGCGTAGGTGCGGGTAATACCCCTGTTGTTATCGACGAAACCGCCGATATCAAACGTGCTGTTGCCTCTGTACTGATGTCTAAAACCTTCGATAACGGCGTAATCTGTGCTTCCGAGCAGTCCGTTGTGGTTGTTGACTCCGTATACGATGCCGTTCGCGAACGTTTCGCCAGCCACGGCGGCTACCTGCTGCAGGGTAAAGAGCTGAAAGCGGTTCAGGACATCATCCTGAAAAATGGTGCACTGAACGCCGCCATCGTAGGTCAGCCAGCGTATAAAATTGCTGAACTGGCAGGTTTCACCGTTCCAGCCAGCACGAAGATCCTGATTGGCGAAGTGAATATCGTTGACGAAAGCGAGCCGTTTGCGCACGAAAAACTCTCTCCGACGCTGGCAATGTACCGCGCGAAAGATTTTGAAGAAGCGGTTGTTAAAGCGGAGAAACTGGTAGCTATGGGCGGTATCGGTCATACCTCCTGCCTGTATACCGACCAGGACAACCAGCCAGATCGTGTTGCTCACTTCGGTCAGATGATGAAAACAGCACGTATTCTGATTAACACCCCTGCTTCTCAGGGTGGTATCGGTGACCTGTATAACTTCAAACTCGCGCCTTCCCTGACTCTGGGTTGTGGTTCATGGGGTGGTAACTCCATCTCTGAGAACGTTGGTCCTAAGCACTTGATCAACAAGAAAACCGTTGCTAAGCGAGCTGAAAACATGTTGTGGCATAAACTTCCGAAATCTATCTACTTCCGCCGTGGCTCCCTGCCAATCGCGCTGGATGAAGTGATTACTGATGGCCACAAACGTGCGCTCATCGTGACTGACCGTTTCCTGTTCAACAACGGCTACGCAGACCAGATCACCTCTGTTCTGAAAGCGGCTGGCGTGGAAACTGAAGTCTTCTTCGAAGTTGAAGCTGACCCAACCCTGTCCGTTGTTCGCAAAGGCGCAGAGCTGGCAAACTCCTTCAAACCAGACGTGATCATCGCGCTGGGTGGCGGCTCCCCAATGGACGCAGCCAAAATTATGTGGGTAATGTACGAGCACCCAGAAACGCACTTCGAAGAGCTGGCGCTGCGCTTTATGGATATCCGTAAACGTATCTACAAGTTCCCGAAAATGGGCGTGAAAGCGAAAATGATCGCCGTCACCACCACTTCCGGTACCGGTTCTGAAGTGACGCCATTTGCTGTTGTTACCGACGATGCAACAGGTCAGAAATACCCACTGGCAGACTACGCTCTGACCCCGGACATGGCGATTGTTGACGCCAACCTGGTCATGGACATGCCGAAATCACTCTGTGCATTCGGTGGTCTGGATGCGGTAACTCACGCCCTGGAAGCTTATGTTTCTGTACTGGCGTCTGAGTTCTCTGACGGTCAGGCTCTGCAGGCACTGAAACTGCTAAAAGAGAACCTGCCAGCCTCTTATAACGAAGGCTCTAAAAACCCGGTTGCCCGTGAGCGTGTGCACAGTGCTGCCACCATCGCCGGTATCGCGTTTGCTAACGCCTTCCTGGGTGTGTGTCACTCCATGGCGCACAAGCTGGGCTCTCAGTTCCACATTCCTCACGGTCTGGCGAACGCCCTGCTGATTTCTAACGTTATCCGTTACAACGCTAACGATAACCCGACCAAGCAGACGGCATTCAGCCAGTACGACCGTCCGCAGGCTCGTCGTCGCTACGCAGAAATTGCTGACCACCTGGGCCTGAGCGCTCCTGGCGATCGTACTGCTGCGAAGATCGAGAAACTGCTGGCATGGCTGGAAAGCCTGAAAGCGGAACTGGGTATTCCTAAGTCTATCCGTGAAGCTGGCGTTCAGGAAGCTGACTTCCTGGCACACGTAGACAAGCTGTCTGAAGATGCCTTTGATGACCAGTGTACCGGTGCGAACCCGCGCTACCCACTGATCGCAGAGCTGAAACAGATCCTGCTGGATACCTTCTATGGCCGCGAATACACTGAAGGTGTGGTTGCTGCACCGGCAGCTGTAGAAACGCTGGTAAAAGCGGATAAGAAAGCGAAGAAAAGCGCTTAA
- a CDS encoding Lrp/AsnC family transcriptional regulator, translating into MDYLIDEIDRHILRCLVEDARMSLKVLSARVGLTSPSTAERLKRLEERGIIQGYGARVNLAALGYTLQALVRVRPLPGLLHKVDKYIQQMPECIESDKVTGEDCFVIRLVVRSIEQLDTLLDGLAEHAQCNTSIVKSSPVTRRLPPL; encoded by the coding sequence ATGGATTACCTTATCGATGAGATCGACCGCCATATTCTGCGTTGTCTGGTAGAGGATGCGCGTATGTCGCTGAAAGTCTTAAGCGCCCGGGTTGGGCTCACATCACCCAGTACGGCAGAACGCTTAAAAAGGCTGGAAGAGCGGGGCATCATTCAGGGGTATGGTGCGCGGGTAAACCTGGCCGCGCTGGGTTACACGCTGCAGGCGCTGGTGCGCGTGCGACCGTTACCGGGGTTATTGCATAAAGTGGATAAATACATCCAGCAGATGCCCGAGTGTATTGAAAGCGACAAAGTGACCGGCGAGGACTGTTTCGTTATCCGCCTGGTGGTGCGCTCCATTGAACAACTGGATACGTTGCTGGATGGACTGGCAGAACATGCGCAGTGCAACACCTCGATTGTGAAGAGTTCACCGGTGACCCGTCGGTTGCCCCCGTTGTAA
- the rssB gene encoding two-component system response regulator RssB, with protein MTQPLAGKQILIVEDEPVFRSLLDSWLSSLGATTALAGDGIDALEKMVGIKPDLMICDIAMPRMNGLKLVEHLRNAGDQIPILVISATENMADIAKALRLGVQDVLLKPVKDLNRLRETVLACLYPNMFNSRVEEEERLFQDWDALVNNPSAAAKLLQELQPPVQQTFSGCKVNYRQLMAADQPGLVLDIAPLSENDLAFYCLDVTRAGDNGVLAALLLRALFNGLLQEQLSHQGQRLPELGSLLKQVNQLLRQASLPGQFPLLVGYYHSGLKNLILVSAGLNATLNTGEHHIQVSNGVLLGTLGNTYLNQISHRCTSWQCQIWGTGGRLRLMLSTE; from the coding sequence ATGACACAGCCATTAGCCGGGAAACAAATTCTGATAGTTGAAGACGAGCCTGTTTTCCGCTCCTTACTGGATTCATGGCTATCATCGCTGGGGGCGACGACTGCACTTGCAGGTGATGGGATCGACGCCCTGGAAAAAATGGTGGGCATTAAGCCCGATTTGATGATTTGCGACATCGCCATGCCGCGGATGAATGGCCTGAAGCTGGTGGAGCATTTACGTAATGCCGGCGACCAGATCCCCATTCTGGTCATCTCTGCGACCGAAAATATGGCCGATATCGCAAAAGCGTTACGCCTGGGTGTCCAGGACGTATTGCTTAAGCCAGTTAAAGATCTGAATCGCTTGCGTGAAACCGTTCTCGCCTGCCTCTATCCCAATATGTTTAATTCGCGTGTTGAAGAGGAAGAGCGGCTTTTTCAGGACTGGGATGCGCTGGTGAATAACCCCTCTGCGGCGGCAAAACTGTTACAGGAGCTTCAGCCGCCGGTTCAGCAGACATTTTCCGGGTGCAAAGTTAATTACCGCCAGCTGATGGCTGCCGATCAACCGGGTCTGGTGCTGGATATCGCACCATTATCTGAAAACGATCTGGCGTTTTATTGTCTGGATGTTACCCGGGCGGGCGATAATGGTGTGCTGGCGGCATTATTATTGCGGGCATTATTTAATGGATTGCTTCAGGAACAACTTTCTCATCAGGGTCAGCGTCTGCCTGAGTTAGGCAGCCTGTTGAAACAGGTCAACCAGCTGTTGCGCCAGGCCAGTTTACCAGGACAATTCCCATTACTGGTCGGTTATTACCATAGCGGCCTGAAAAATTTGATTTTGGTCTCTGCCGGACTTAATGCCACGCTAAATACCGGGGAGCATCATATTCAGGTCAGTAACGGCGTCCTGTTAGGAACCTTAGGAAATACTTACCTGAATCAAATAAGCCACCGCTGTACCTCATGGCAATGCCAAATTTGGGGGACGGGGGGGCGGTTGCGCTTAATGTTGTCCACAGAATAG
- a CDS encoding YchJ family protein, with translation MSQLCPCGSALEYSLCCQRYLTGEQVAPDPASLMRSRYAAFVTRDADYLIKTWHPSCHATDFRQEIEAGFANTQWLGLTQYETAAGRDENEGFVSFVARFTEQGRAGAIIERSRFLNEGGEWYYIDGTRPQFGRNDPCPCGSGKKFKKCCGQ, from the coding sequence GTGTCTCAACTCTGTCCCTGCGGTAGCGCTCTCGAGTATAGCCTATGTTGCCAACGATATCTTACCGGTGAGCAGGTTGCACCGGACCCGGCATCACTTATGCGCTCCCGATATGCCGCTTTTGTGACGCGGGACGCAGACTACCTGATTAAGACCTGGCATCCATCCTGCCATGCTACTGATTTTCGTCAGGAGATCGAGGCCGGATTTGCAAATACGCAGTGGCTCGGCCTCACTCAGTACGAAACGGCAGCAGGCCGGGATGAAAACGAGGGGTTCGTCAGTTTTGTTGCGCGCTTTACTGAGCAAGGAAGAGCGGGCGCGATCATCGAACGCTCGCGTTTCTTAAATGAGGGCGGAGAGTGGTACTATATTGACGGCACGCGTCCACAGTTTGGTCGTAATGACCCCTGCCCTTGTGGTTCAGGCAAAAAATTTAAAAAGTGTTGCGGGCAATAA
- the narI gene encoding respiratory nitrate reductase subunit gamma produces MHFLNMFFFDIYPYIAGSVFLIGSWLRYDYGQYTWRAASSQMLDRKGMNMASNLFHFGILGIFAGHFLGMLTPHWMYESFLPMDVKQKMAMIAGGACGLMTLVGGLMLLKRRLFSPRVRATTTGADILILTLLMVQCALGLLTIPFSAQHMDGSEMLKLVGWAQSVVTFHGGASEHLDGVAFIFRVHLVLGMTLFLLFPFSRLVHIWSAPVEYMTRKYQIVRARR; encoded by the coding sequence ATGCACTTCCTGAATATGTTCTTCTTCGATATCTATCCGTACATTGCGGGTTCGGTATTTCTGATTGGTAGCTGGCTGCGTTACGACTACGGCCAGTACACCTGGCGCGCCGCCTCCAGCCAGATGCTGGATCGCAAAGGGATGAACATGGCATCCAACCTGTTCCACTTCGGGATTCTGGGGATTTTTGCCGGTCACTTCCTCGGAATGCTCACCCCGCACTGGATGTATGAATCCTTCCTGCCGATGGACGTGAAGCAGAAGATGGCGATGATTGCCGGCGGCGCCTGCGGCCTGATGACCCTGGTGGGCGGCCTGATGCTGCTGAAGCGTCGTCTGTTCAGCCCGCGCGTTCGCGCCACCACCACCGGGGCGGATATCCTGATCCTCACCTTGCTGATGGTGCAGTGCGCGCTGGGTCTGCTGACCATTCCGTTCTCGGCTCAGCACATGGACGGCAGCGAAATGCTGAAGCTGGTGGGTTGGGCACAGTCGGTGGTGACCTTCCATGGCGGTGCGTCTGAGCATCTGGACGGCGTGGCGTTTATCTTCCGCGTGCACCTGGTGCTGGGCATGACGCTGTTCCTGCTGTTCCCGTTCTCCCGGCTGGTGCATATCTGGAGCGCGCCGGTGGAGTACATGACGCGCAAATACCAGATTGTGCGCGCCCGTCGCTAA
- the rssA gene encoding patatin-like phospholipase RssA, which translates to MRKVKIGLALGSGAARGWSHIGVINALQRLGIEIDIVAGCSIGSLVGAAYSCGKLPELETWVRSFSYWDVLRLMDLSWQRGGLLRGERVFNRFRQVMPLTEFSSCQMPFGAVATNLSTGREIWFTEGDIHLAVRASCSMPGLMAPVPHNGYWLVDGGVVNPVPISLTRAMGADIVIAVDLQHDAHLMQQDLMPVNTQSDESALDDLAWHKRLRGRFTRTTRKLVAAPTAMEIMTTSIQVLENRLKRNRMAGDPPDILIQPFCPQISTLDFHRAEAAITAGAQAVEKKMDELLPLVRATA; encoded by the coding sequence ATGAGAAAAGTAAAAATTGGACTGGCATTGGGCTCAGGTGCAGCCCGGGGCTGGTCGCATATTGGTGTGATCAACGCCTTACAACGTTTGGGTATCGAAATTGATATTGTTGCAGGCTGTTCAATAGGTTCACTGGTGGGGGCCGCCTATTCGTGTGGCAAGCTTCCCGAGCTGGAAACCTGGGTACGATCGTTTAGCTACTGGGACGTCCTGCGCCTGATGGATCTCTCCTGGCAACGTGGCGGGTTATTACGCGGAGAGCGCGTCTTTAACCGTTTTCGCCAGGTGATGCCCCTGACCGAATTCTCCAGCTGTCAGATGCCTTTCGGTGCGGTTGCGACCAACCTCAGCACCGGCAGGGAGATCTGGTTTACCGAAGGCGATATTCATCTTGCCGTCCGCGCCTCCTGCAGTATGCCGGGCCTGATGGCGCCGGTTCCGCACAATGGTTACTGGCTGGTTGACGGTGGCGTTGTTAATCCTGTCCCTATTTCACTGACCCGTGCGATGGGGGCTGATATCGTAATTGCCGTCGATCTCCAGCACGATGCTCACCTGATGCAACAGGATCTGATGCCGGTTAACACCCAGTCGGATGAGTCCGCTCTGGACGATCTCGCATGGCATAAACGCCTGCGAGGACGCTTCACGCGAACCACCCGTAAACTGGTTGCTGCGCCAACCGCCATGGAAATCATGACGACGTCGATTCAGGTGCTGGAAAATCGCCTGAAGCGCAACCGAATGGCGGGTGATCCGCCGGATATATTGATTCAACCTTTTTGTCCACAAATTTCAACGCTCGATTTCCATCGTGCTGAAGCGGCCATTACCGCAGGCGCGCAGGCAGTCGAAAAGAAAATGGACGAATTATTACCTTTAGTGCGGGCAACAGCCTGA